In one Achromobacter spanius genomic region, the following are encoded:
- the yihA gene encoding ribosome biogenesis GTP-binding protein YihA/YsxC: MSLLHRASFLTSAARLDQLPAAGAPEVCFVGRSNAGKSTAINVLCNQRRLAFSSKTPGRTRLINMFGLPDPLDPEGHIGFLVDLPGYGYASVARNEKEKWADILGGYLRDRESLAGIVLLIDIRRGVTELDRRLANFIAPTGRPVLALLTKADKLPYGQRMRTVFSVRKDLADIGALHTIPFSAPERIGLEEAGAHIENWISPKVES; the protein is encoded by the coding sequence GTGTCCCTCCTACATCGCGCCTCCTTCCTTACCTCCGCAGCTCGCCTCGACCAGTTGCCGGCCGCCGGCGCTCCCGAGGTCTGCTTTGTCGGCCGCTCAAACGCCGGCAAATCCACGGCCATCAACGTGCTGTGCAACCAGCGCCGTCTTGCGTTTTCCAGCAAGACGCCGGGCCGCACGCGCTTGATCAACATGTTCGGCTTGCCCGACCCGCTGGATCCGGAAGGCCACATCGGTTTTCTCGTTGACTTGCCCGGCTACGGCTATGCGTCGGTCGCGCGCAACGAAAAAGAAAAATGGGCGGACATTCTCGGCGGCTATCTGCGCGACCGCGAGTCGCTTGCAGGCATCGTGCTGCTGATCGACATCCGCCGCGGCGTCACCGAACTTGACCGCCGCCTGGCCAACTTCATCGCCCCCACCGGACGCCCTGTGCTGGCGCTGCTGACCAAGGCCGACAAACTGCCTTACGGCCAGCGCATGCGCACGGTGTTCTCCGTCCGCAAAGACCTGGCCGACATCGGCGCCCTGCACACCATCCCGTTCTCGGCGCCCGAGCGCATCGGGCTGGAAGAAGCCGGCGCCCACATTGAGAATTGGATTTCCCCCAAGGTCGAATCATGA
- a CDS encoding c-type cytochrome — MKRVLSRMLVASGLLLGASAFSTPSFAADGAAGPAKPDAAKGGQLFDQGDASRGIIACASCHGAAGNSTIPVNPNLAAQPHEYLAKQLADFQIKQGAKLPVRNGPGGNPTPMTAMAQNLTPADMQNIALYLAQQPLKEPATAGQEKLVDLGQKIWRGGLPERNVPACAACHAANGAGIPAQYPRLSGQFPTYIEEQLKLFRSGDRKNDIMFAIADRMSDADIKAVSDYAAGLR, encoded by the coding sequence ATGAAGCGTGTGCTGTCCCGAATGTTGGTTGCGAGCGGGCTGTTGCTCGGCGCCTCCGCCTTCTCTACACCCAGTTTCGCCGCTGACGGCGCTGCGGGCCCGGCCAAGCCAGATGCCGCCAAGGGCGGTCAGCTGTTTGACCAGGGCGACGCCTCCAGAGGCATCATCGCCTGTGCGTCCTGTCATGGCGCGGCGGGCAACAGCACCATCCCGGTGAACCCCAACCTGGCCGCGCAACCCCACGAATATCTGGCCAAGCAATTGGCCGACTTCCAGATCAAGCAGGGCGCCAAGCTGCCCGTGCGCAATGGCCCGGGCGGCAATCCCACCCCGATGACCGCCATGGCGCAAAACTTGACGCCTGCCGATATGCAGAACATCGCGCTGTACCTGGCGCAGCAGCCTCTCAAGGAACCCGCCACGGCAGGCCAGGAGAAGCTGGTGGATCTGGGCCAGAAGATCTGGCGCGGCGGGTTGCCCGAACGCAATGTGCCGGCCTGCGCGGCTTGCCACGCTGCCAATGGCGCCGGCATTCCCGCCCAGTACCCCCGCTTGTCGGGGCAGTTCCCCACGTACATCGAAGAGCAGCTCAAGCTGTTCCGCAGCGGCGACCGCAAGAACGACATCATGTTCGCGATTGCCGACCGCATGTCGGATGCCGATATCAAGGCGGTGTCCGACTACGCGGCAGGCCTGCGGTAG